The following proteins are co-located in the Sphingorhabdus lutea genome:
- the dnaK gene encoding molecular chaperone DnaK encodes MAKVIGIDLGTTNSCVAVMDGGKPKVIENSEGARTTPSIVAFAKDGERLIGQPAKRQAVTNPENTIFAVKRLIGRRFEDPMTKKDMELVPYNIVKGKNGDAWVEAGSEKYSPSQISAFTLQKMKETAEAYLGETVTQAVITVPAYFNDAQRQATKDAGQIAGLEVLRIINEPTAAALAYGLDKDENKTIAVYDLGGGTFDISILEVGDGVFEVKSTNGDTFLGGEDFDSKLVEFLAEDFKKAESIDLTKDKLALQRLKEAAEKAKIELSSAQTTEVNLPFITADQNGPKHLVKTISRTDLEKLVDDLIKRTLEPCKKAMADAKVKSSEIDEVVMVGGMTRMPKVRETVKSFFGKEPHTGVNPDEVVAMGAAIQAGVLQGDVKDVLLLDVTPLSLGIETLGGVFTRMIDRNTTIPTKKSQTYSTAEDNQNAVTIRVFQGEREMAADNKLLGNFDLVGIPPAPRGVPQVEVTFDIDANGLVSVTAKDKGTGKEQQIKIQASGGLSDSDIDQMVQDAEKFAEEDKARRAAAEAKNNAESLVHTTEKQLEEHGDKIDASLKAEIETGLADLKSAIEGGDADAMKEKSEALAQNAMKMGQAIYEQEQQAGASPDAGAAEKSAEDDDVVDAEFSEVDEDKKD; translated from the coding sequence ATGGCAAAAGTCATCGGAATTGATTTGGGTACAACCAATAGCTGCGTTGCTGTTATGGACGGCGGCAAACCCAAAGTTATCGAAAATTCAGAAGGTGCACGCACCACCCCATCCATTGTCGCATTCGCCAAAGATGGTGAGCGGCTTATCGGTCAACCTGCAAAACGTCAGGCAGTGACCAATCCGGAAAACACCATTTTTGCGGTAAAGCGTTTAATTGGCCGTCGTTTCGAAGACCCGATGACCAAAAAAGATATGGAGCTTGTTCCTTATAACATCGTCAAAGGCAAAAATGGCGATGCATGGGTTGAGGCAGGCAGCGAAAAATATTCGCCATCACAAATTTCCGCCTTCACTTTGCAAAAAATGAAGGAAACGGCAGAGGCCTATTTGGGTGAAACCGTTACACAGGCGGTTATCACCGTTCCTGCATATTTTAATGATGCCCAGCGTCAGGCAACCAAAGATGCCGGTCAAATTGCCGGTTTGGAAGTATTGCGCATCATTAACGAGCCAACCGCAGCCGCTTTGGCATATGGTTTGGACAAAGACGAAAATAAAACCATCGCGGTTTATGACCTTGGCGGCGGTACGTTCGATATTTCCATTTTGGAAGTAGGCGACGGCGTATTTGAGGTAAAATCCACCAATGGTGATACTTTCCTTGGCGGTGAAGATTTTGACAGCAAATTGGTTGAATTTTTGGCCGAAGATTTCAAAAAAGCCGAAAGCATCGATCTGACCAAAGATAAATTGGCTCTGCAACGGTTAAAAGAGGCAGCAGAAAAAGCAAAAATTGAGCTTTCTTCCGCGCAAACGACCGAGGTCAACCTGCCTTTCATTACCGCCGATCAAAATGGACCAAAGCATTTGGTGAAAACCATTAGCCGCACCGATTTGGAAAAATTGGTTGATGATTTGATTAAGCGCACGCTTGAGCCATGCAAAAAAGCAATGGCCGATGCCAAGGTGAAATCGTCCGAAATTGACGAAGTGGTGATGGTTGGCGGCATGACCCGTATGCCCAAAGTTCGCGAAACGGTGAAAAGCTTTTTCGGAAAAGAACCGCATACTGGTGTGAACCCCGATGAAGTGGTTGCCATGGGCGCAGCCATTCAGGCGGGCGTGCTGCAGGGTGATGTGAAGGATGTGTTGCTGCTTGACGTGACGCCATTGTCACTTGGCATTGAAACATTGGGCGGCGTGTTTACACGGATGATTGACCGTAACACCACCATCCCAACCAAAAAATCGCAAACCTATTCCACTGCCGAAGATAATCAAAATGCGGTGACCATTCGCGTATTCCAAGGGGAGCGTGAAATGGCGGCTGATAATAAATTGCTGGGCAATTTTGACCTTGTAGGCATTCCCCCCGCACCGCGCGGCGTTCCGCAAGTTGAGGTTACATTTGACATTGACGCCAACGGCCTTGTCAGCGTGACCGCAAAGGACAAGGGCACGGGTAAAGAGCAGCAGATTAAAATTCAAGCATCAGGTGGTTTGAGCGATAGCGATATTGACCAAATGGTCCAAGATGCAGAAAAATTTGCCGAAGAAGATAAGGCACGCCGTGCCGCAGCAGAGGCAAAAAATAATGCAGAAAGCCTGGTCCATACCACGGAAAAACAATTGGAAGAACATGGCGATAAAATTGACGCTTCATTAAAAGCGGAGATTGAAACCGGCCTTGCCGATTTGAAATCTGCCATTGAAGGCGGCGATGCAGATGCGATGAAGGAAAAATCCGAAGCATTGGCACAAAATGCCATGAAAATGGGCCAAGCCATTTATGAACAGGAACAGCAAGCCGGCGCATCACCCGATGCAGGCGCTGCTGAAAAATCAGCAGAAGATGACGATGTTGTCGATGCTGAATTTTCCGAAGTAGATGAAGATAAAAAAGACTAA
- a CDS encoding copper chaperone PCu(A)C: MQVMNIFRLFVLILVAFALQSCSQPKQLNIVDASVRLSPVDKNPSALYFTILGGDQDDELLHVYTRSAIRTEMHESKMENGMMSMEKLNTVPVPAKSKIEFKQGGKHVMLWGINLKARKMAMIEMRFSFASGKELIVETPVTEMNGEKPDERKEIGL, encoded by the coding sequence ATGCAAGTGATGAATATTTTCCGCCTATTTGTTCTCATCCTGGTGGCCTTTGCCCTGCAATCCTGTAGCCAGCCGAAACAATTAAATATTGTCGATGCATCGGTCCGCCTATCCCCGGTCGATAAAAATCCTTCCGCCTTATATTTCACCATTTTGGGCGGGGATCAGGATGATGAATTATTACATGTTTACACCCGCAGCGCGATCAGGACCGAAATGCATGAAAGCAAGATGGAAAATGGCATGATGTCGATGGAAAAGCTCAACACCGTGCCAGTGCCTGCGAAAAGCAAAATAGAGTTTAAACAGGGCGGCAAGCATGTCATGTTGTGGGGCATAAACTTAAAAGCACGCAAAATGGCGATGATTGAAATGCGTTTTTCCTTTGCCAGCGGCAAGGAATTGATTGTCGAAACGCCAGTAACCGAAATGAATGGCGAAAAACCTGATGAACGCAAGGAAATTGGGCTGTAA
- a CDS encoding vgr related protein — MFARQSGRLLTFQETALVRSVFGDAIDTDKVRVHQRKWWWFQPKKITMAPDGHLWFHPKGQLFCDDFCNQNLALQGHFIHEMTHVWQHQKGIFLPLKRHPFCRYDYSIKPGWTLERYGLEQQAEIVRHIFLLRKGYPVPGAPPLSHYDGILPF, encoded by the coding sequence ATGTTCGCAAGGCAAAGTGGCCGATTATTAACATTTCAGGAAACCGCGCTGGTTCGGTCGGTCTTTGGCGATGCAATTGATACGGATAAAGTGCGTGTCCACCAAAGAAAATGGTGGTGGTTTCAACCAAAAAAAATAACCATGGCGCCCGACGGGCATTTATGGTTTCATCCAAAGGGTCAGCTTTTCTGCGATGATTTTTGCAATCAAAATTTGGCGCTTCAGGGGCATTTTATCCATGAAATGACCCATGTCTGGCAACATCAAAAGGGAATATTCCTGCCGCTTAAACGCCATCCATTTTGCCGATATGATTATAGCATAAAACCAGGATGGACATTGGAACGATATGGGTTGGAACAACAGGCCGAAATTGTCCGGCATATTTTCCTGTTAAGAAAGGGCTACCCCGTGCCCGGCGCGCCCCCGCTTTCCCATTATGATGGAATATTGCCTTTTTAA